The segment GGAGATTGATGAGGGGAGGAAAATCATTAGTTGCtacccaaaataaattaaagaggATTATCTGTGAAATTAATTCAAATGCAATTGTCCCTAAAGTCACAGGAGATGACATGTATTTTAATGGAGCCCTGTTAGTAACACATATGTCGTGAATGTCTTCCTCAGCACTGATCTCTGGCTTGAACACTGAGGGGAAGTCTAAagtcaagcacacacacacacacacacacacacacacacacacacacacacacacacacacacacacacacacacacacacacacacacacacacacacacacacacacacacacacacacacacacacacacacacgcacacacacacacacacacacacacacacacacacacacacacacacacacacacacacacacacacacacacacacacacacacacacacacacacacacacacacacacacacacacacacacacacacacacacacacacacacacacacacacacacagggcttCAAGAAGGACAAACACAGGACGTCGTGTTTCCgctcccctgcctcctcaaATAGGTGTGTGGGTCTAGAGAGGATAAAGTAAAATAATGGACCATTTTATCTGTCTGTGAAAAGGCTCCAGCCGCCTCTGCCTATTTTCTCACTGACAAAGAGGATCGTGCCCAGTGCTGCTAAATTCCATTTGGTCTCTTTCTTTTGTATTTCAAACCACCTGAAACCCCTCTCTCCGTCCAATCGTAACCATTCCATTCAGCCTAATGGAGTATCAATGACTCAGGGAGGTTCTCGGGTACTAAACCTGGAAATAATGGTTCATATCTCCCTGCCTTCAAGTCGACTCAGGCTATATTTTACAGTATAAAATGAGACATCTGTATAAAACAGCCCTTTCATTATTCTCAGTGGAGCGCGGAGCAGAGCGGGGCCTTGCGTCCATTAAGACCCTTCGTCATCCTGTGGCCACATGGGGGTTGGGCAGAAAACAGGACATTACAAAATAGATTAAAATCTCAATGCTGTTCTGCTGACAGGGTGCTTCTCTCTTTTATTGAAATGGTCAGAACTTTGTGAACGTTATAGGTCTAATGCACTATTTCAAAGTTCTATGCAAAGAAAAGTTAAAGGGGACCAGAGTTCCTGTTAGcctgtaattaccggactatgaccggtaaaatatgctgaagaccggcaaatctaaatctctccggtcaaagtgtccggtcaaaaataatttccgtttcgcgcaataccgcatcagttgcgcaacttgcgccacttatgtgacagacaagaagagtatgtgacagacaagaatagtcaactctaatgtctaacacttaatgtggagaaagagatgtcctgtgtgggttgattgtgcgttgatctgttggtaatgcctcggggttccggtgggcatgtaaacaaatgcataatgctgcgctatactttgtggcctcatccagttgcatagcgacacttattgtttaggtgtcttttaataagcaggtagtcatatcattagctagaactagctggatctgatcgatatggacataaacgcgagtgaagtctaatctgacgggagagagagatcagctgctgctgacgagtcgacacgcagctctgcataaccacatgcagcggtgagcggaacaacacacactgcaggttagaatatcacacgtggCTATTTTAATCgcctctcaaactaccgtaactagttatagatatgtttagttttactgtcgggtcactcattactgatccgccagctgcatgatactggcgggctgtcaggagagggagagagcgctccgtttattattcccgtgttattgaattactgttcacttttgaataatgtagttaatctactataattagtttgtttaatatcgaatcatataatttgttttaaagctcaataaataacaaagaaaacctttgaccggcacttttcaaatgttgtcaggaagatttaaactttaacggacatgttgaccggcggaagAATATTCTACCGGGAACTCTGGAGGGACattctgctcatgttcaggtcaCATCGTATGGAGGGTCTCTGCATGCCTTCATGTTCTAAAAGCTctctttttctcatactgcgtGTGCTGGAAGAAACGCTGGGATtgcagcctttgcagaccatttacatgcacacaaacctgtacaacactacaggaaagggaaaagcacaacatttaatttaaatgagtCACTTTGGGAAAAGGGAAAGCTGTATTCCACGTCTGCTCGCATTAGAAGAAACAAGGCTACGAtaattgatatcaaaatgtacaTACTATAAATCATCCATCACGTTGCCATTTAGATCTCCGATTCATCCACCGTTGATGAATGTACGATGTACAGCATGTGACATGTTTTAATATGTGCCAGTTAATGAAGTCAAACTGAATTGGGAGCGATGCGTCATCAACCTGCTTGACTACACTGGACATTTGACCTTTGTGCGAGTGCTATGACAGCTGAGGAGGATTCACACCGACATGCTGGTGTTACCCAACATGTTAACACTGTCCCGTAAACATGAGGATCCTGATGCATCGGTTTACATTTGGATATGATGTGTACCCAGGTATTCTCATCTCTTTCTCCTACCCAGTTGCTCCTGCGTGGCGCCCTCCTCCAGGAAGGTGATCCTCTCCAGGACGGCCCAGAACATCACCCCCAGGGAGAAGATGTCAGCCTGGGCCGTGTAGGTGAGTCCGCCCCACACCTCTGGAGCCATGTAGAAATCAGAGCCGCAGGTGGAGGAGAAGTGCTGCCGGGTCAGCTCTCCGTCCACCACCCCCCCACCCATCTTGCTCAGGCCAAAGTCTGCCACCTACAGGTAGGACAGACAGTATGAcaactgatttaaaaaaatgttatgaCTTATGCAAGAGTGAAATATTCATTTTCCTTTTGAAAATGATTCATGTGACCATTTGCAAAGGAAGGCTTGGATACTAAGCTACATTCCAATATGTGAACATTTTAACTTTGTCGTGCTGAAACATTTAATAATGGATTAGTCCATCAACAGAGAATCAATCAGAAACTATAAGGTCAGCCTGCCCGGGTGaatatacattttatatatttttgtgttaaatgtagtccTTTAAATTATGGGTTTAAcaaatgattatttttgtaatccaTGAATCTGAAGATTATTGTCTAGTAGACTGCTCAATTATCAAGTGGCCattacaaataatgaaaaaTGTCCATCCCTGTCCTTAGGATTCCCAAACCAAAAAGTATTTACTGTTATTTCATATAAAACAGAGAAGAGCAGGAACACCCTATTTAGGAGGTATTTCCTGCTATATATATTACAtgaaagattactttaaatatgaATAGATAATCAAACAATTAGCAATGTGTTTTATCGACTGATCAAATAGTGGATTAATCAGTGACACTCTACTTAAATAAAGGATTGACCCCCCCACCACTCTGCACCAGGGCCCAGATAGACTGAGACTTTCTGAAAACAATACCCAATTCACTCATCATATTCCTCTTAAGTATTCAAACTCCAGACATTCAGCTGGTAATTactttttctgtattttatcTTCAATTATTCTTTCAAActgctttttaaaaatgttactgTTTATTGTGTCTCAGTTGTGTCATTGCTACGGTGACAACCAAACATCCCCTTGCAACACACTCTGATATTGCGTTCTGACACTAGCATAATGCCACATGATCTGACGCAGACATGGTCACGTCTCAGTCAGCCTACCTTCACGACGGGGCCTCTGGGCATCACACACACCAGCACATTGTCTGGCTTCAGGTCCCGGTGTGTGATGCCCAGGCTGTGCAGGAAGGCCACAGCGCTGCAGAGCTGCTTCACCACACTGtggttcctctgggggtccggCGGCCTGGAGAGCAGGTACTGATTCAAGTCGCCCCCGTCACAGTACTCCATCACAAGCCACAGGGCCAGGCAGCTCAGGGGGCCcggctgctcctcctcctcctgctgctgctcctcctgctcctgctcctcctcctcctcctgctcctgctcctcctcctcctcctcctgctcctcctcctcctcctcctgctgctgctgctcctcctcctcctcctgctcctcctcctgctccgccTCGCTCTCAAATGGCCTCTTCCTGGATCTGCTGTGAGGCCTTTGTGGGGTCGTAGAGTCAGATGTAGTCTTGTCCTGGAGCGTAGGTCTGGCCTGCACAGTGTTGGTCCTGTCCTGAAGTCTTGAGTCAGTGTTAGTTCTCGGCTGGGTGTTATTCCCCTCCGGATTATGTGGTGTTTTGACTACACTGCCCTTCAGCACACTCTCAACCAGACTTGGAGGCAGTTGTCCTGCTTTGAGGGGCTTCAGGCTCCTTGGCCCGGTCTGCAGGAGGCAGCTGTGCAGTGCGATGACGTTGACGTGGTTCTTGGCAGTGGCTCTCATGGCCCACAGCTCCTGCAGGTATAGCTCAATGCACTCAGGGTTGCTGCAGGGAAGACGCTTGATGGCCACCCTCTGTCCTGTTTTGGCCATATGGCCCTCAAACACCACGCCATagctgcctctccccacctccctCTCTAAAGTGTACAGCTCCTCCATCTCCCCCCGGGGCTGCAGCCTGACGTCAGTGCTAAGGAAATAAAACAGCTAAGGTTAGCATGACAACAATGACATGTAGTCAGTAATGTTAAGCACATTTCCTCAAGTATTGTACATCAGAACCATTTTTTAGTGAGTTGAACTTTACTGGAGTATTTCTATGTTATGTTGTTTTTTACTGCCACtattcagaggtaaatattgtacttttactccactacatctagttattacctttagttactttgcagacatAGATTAATGATAGACAATATGATAAACACTTGAAAAGGGACTTTAGTTACACTACACCTGGATTAAATTCACAAGTTATCAAGCAGTACATTAAGTAATTAAAATGACTTCCACCTTGATAAACACATTATCTTATTATCgattatgcatcaataattataatgaaaacattaacataatatatatatgattGTGAAATTGGCCAATCTGCAAAATGATTACTTttagtactttaagtatatttagatGCCAATACTTTAGTAATTTTACTTGTGtgagattttgaatgcaggacttttacttgtaacagagtattcctaggctctggtacttctacctttactcaagtacaagttctgagtacttTTTCCATCTCTGCATATAGCGTTAACGTACAAAACTGAAAAATGTCAGTCCAGTATTAACATGTTAAATGTCAAGTAGCTGGAAACAATATTTAACAAGTCTGACATTATATTAACGATATCAACGCTGCGTCATTAGCTTCATTAAAAGCAGCTGCGATTCCCAACGCTGCCCTTCAAAACAAACGTTATTTGCTAGAGCAACTTAACGTTACTCCCCAAACATGAATACCTGTTTTTTATGTTTCAATTGAATGTACCCATACATTTACCATACAAAAGACTTACATTTCAAAAGTGCCATGAACACCATATGAAGTTAGTAACGTTAGCGCTGTCCGTAGCCAACCAGGCGTTAGTTTGAAACGGGAAGCGATACGTTATTATGATTTCAAACTTACCCAGAAAACTTCCGCCTACATTACCAGCAGTGAATCGACTTGAATCTGCTACCTACTTGATTGAAACACCATATATCACAATATTCAACGTGTTTTACGTTTAATTTTTGATAAACAGATAAGAGATAATGAAATATCAGAACAACAAACACTGAACAGATGTGACAGACTTCCGTGTCTGAATTCAGAATGTCCCGCTGTGTTTACGTgcattttgattggctacggaAATACAGCCGCGCGTTGTGATTGGTTGGTAACCATTCAAGCAAGATGAGTAACATATGCGTCACTTCCGGAAAAAAAATGAcggctccgcccacttttgggggaaaacaacaCTGTAATTTGAATGGcaatcaagcctgaagccacagagctcttcttttactgtccttttttcttagaggaagtacagaaaaacgtaactctggatttgttttaatgtttgaggtgcaataaacgacacagcagctttttggcttgataaaacaattattttccGCTTCACAGCGAAATTACggcctcacctactgattttaatttaatcaTATCGAGCCCGATCGTTGATTTCAAATGATTTAATGTAATTCTTTGCCTGACTGTCCATCGTAATCGGGCTCTTTCAAGATCCAAAAATCCAcggttttcttacatttctgatcggattggcaaaaacagAATTTGACCTCCATTCAAATTACAGCGTTGTTTTcagttttcccccaaaagtgggcggggccgtatTTTTTCATCATCTCAGCTGATTCAAGctaccacaacaacaacaaaatacggAATAAATAATCACATGTAGAGAGGGGGTTATTCTTTTTAATAGGTGAGGAAACAGATGCTGAATGaagcatttatttttaaaagagaGGCACTAATAAATAGGCTGACACCATGAATCATGCCTTTTAGGCATTATCTAAAGATTACTTTtatataaacacttaaatgtgtgttttggaAGTTTTCTTTCCACTAGTTGCAAAATagctaaaaatgtcaaaattcaAAAGCGAGGGAAAGCAATGGTGTTGCCTGCCTCTTGCTTTAAGAGGTTTTAATTTTACTTAATAAAGTGATATTGAATGaaaaaacaatggaaaatgtttcatttggacatgatattatatattatatttaatttatagttAATTCCCCATAATATTTGGGTTAATATTGTTATTATAGGTCATTATCACAAAACCTTATAAGCTTGACATATTTCAAAGAACTAGTGTATTTCAGATATtagatatagatatagatataaCAACTGCTTTAAATAGCCATTGGCATATAGTCTATTATGATACATTCCAAATCCAGGACACATTAGGCTGAAAATATGAACCTTTCAGTGGGTGCTCAGTAATGCCTTAAAGTGCATCTGAATAGGTAGGCAATTCCATTATGAGCTAGGACACTTTGTAATCAAGCCATTTCatttgagaaaaaaaacactgaaagtgCAAAAACACCAAACTTGTTCATTGCTGCAGTCCCATTTAAtcacaaaagaaaaaaaagcacacaaacacacacacaatgaatgGGTGCTGCATCAGTATCGACTTTTTTTTGGATGTGGAGCGGCAACCGGGGTGATGACAGATAACAGCATCGGTgtttgtgtgagagtgtgtttgTGAGAGAATATAATAGGATACATGGTGATTCACTGCACTATAGAACACTGAAAGAAGACACTTTgaagtgtatatgtgtgtgataTATGTGTGTGATATAtgtgtgtgacgtgtgtgtgtgtgtgtgtgtgtgtgtgtgtgtgtgtgtgtgtggtgtgtgtgtgtgtgtgtgtgtgtgtgtgtgtgtgtgtgtgtgtgtgtgtgtgtgtgtgtgtgtgtgtgtgtgtgtgtgtgtgtgtgtgtgtgtgtgtgtgtgtgtgtgtgtgtgtgtgtgtgtgttagagctTATGTGATCCATAGCTGTTATCAGTGATGCCAATCATGAATCCTCTTCATTACTCTA is part of the Pseudochaenichthys georgianus chromosome 24, fPseGeo1.2, whole genome shotgun sequence genome and harbors:
- the LOC117439468 gene encoding serine/threonine-protein kinase pdik1l-B, encoding MEELYTLEREVGRGSYGVVFEGHMAKTGQRVAIKRLPCSNPECIELYLQELWAMRATAKNHVNVIALHSCLLQTGPRSLKPLKAGQLPPSLVESVLKGSVVKTPHNPEGNNTQPRTNTDSRLQDRTNTVQARPTLQDKTTSDSTTPQRPHSRSRKRPFESEAEQEEEQEEEEEQQQQEEEEEEQEEEEEEQEQEEEEEQEQEEQQQEEEEQPGPLSCLALWLVMEYCDGGDLNQYLLSRPPDPQRNHSVVKQLCSAVAFLHSLGITHRDLKPDNVLVCVMPRGPVVKVADFGLSKMGGGVVDGELTRQHFSSTCGSDFYMAPEVWGGLTYTAQADIFSLGVMFWAVLERITFLEEGATQEQLGAYVCKSRSGWLIPLGEALWENNDLQLCIPMKFKRAPPLPPPPGPAMCTLLSDMLASDPDARPPAEQLEARVRSALEEDSH